In a single window of the Elaeis guineensis isolate ETL-2024a chromosome 4, EG11, whole genome shotgun sequence genome:
- the LOC105033368 gene encoding uncharacterized protein, translated as MKLVWCPETASKAYIDAVKALADRELEETNVAELVAAMAGGWNAQLIVEAWAHGDGAATSLGLEAAAQHTRGRHVCVVPDERSAAEYVEVMRRAGLPAAERGVVVGEAEEVMGELEGVDFMVVDWRLRDAAKVLRAARAGPRGMVVVRKGAGRRRSGAAAMAAGTRLVRSAFLPIGRGLEVLHLGVGKGPSLGSGCGRWIKHVDRHTGEEHVFRR; from the coding sequence atgAAGCTGGTTTGGTGCCCGGAGACGGCCTCCAAGGCCTACATCGACGCCGTAAAAGCCCTCGCCGACCGTGAACTGGAGGAGACCAACGTGGCGGAGCTGGTCGCCGCCATGGCCGGGGGGTGGAATGCCCAGCTCATCGTCGAGGCCTGGGCGCACGGCGACGGCGCCGCCACCAGCCTCGGCCTCGAGGCTGCCGCACAGCACACGAGGGGGCGGCACGTGTGCGTCGTCCCGGACGAGAGGTCGGCGGCGGAGTACGTGGAGGTGATGCGGAGAGCGGGGCTGCCGGCGGCGGAGCGGGGGGTGGTGGTTGGGGAGGCGGAGGAGGTGATGGGGGAGCTGGAGGGGGTGGACTTCATGGTGGTGGACTGGCGGCTGAGGGATGCAGCGAAGGTGCTGAGGGCGGCGAGGGCGGGGCCGAGGGGGATGGTGGTGGTGAGGAAGGGCGCCGGGAGGAGGCGGAGCGGGGCAGCGGCGATGGCGGCGGGGACGAGGCTGGTGAGGTCGGCGTTCCTGCCGATAGGGAGGGGGCTGGAGGTGCTGCATCTTGGGGTGGGGAAGGGGCCGAGCTTGGGCAGCGGCTGTGGCCGCTGGATCAAACATGTGGACCGTCACACCGGGGAGGAGCATGTATTCCGGCGTTGA